Within Dysosmobacter sp. Marseille-Q4140, the genomic segment ACCGCCGCCAGCGCCGCCGTCAGGTGATGATAAGCCAGCATGGTGTTCCCTCCTCCGTCATTTGCCTCATTATACAGAAGCCTCCTTCCCTTTGCAAGTCTGGTTTTCCATGAGAGCCCCATAAAATCTCGGCAGAAAATTGTAAAAAATGACGAGGTGGTATGACCTCGTCATTTCAGCAGTTCGGATATTTGGGATTCTCCATATACCGCCAGCCCCTGAGCTGCCAGCAGTTCCGCTGCGACACCGTCCCCGGCGGTCAGGGTACCGGTGAAGGAGCCGTCATAGATCTGCCCATGGCCGCAGGAGGGGCTGCGCTCCTTCAGCACCGCGGCCTCACAGCCGAAAAAGCGGCACAGGGTCAGCGCCTCCTCCGCACCCTGGCGGTACTGCTCCGTCACATCCAGCC encodes:
- a CDS encoding DUF523 domain-containing protein, producing the protein MRLLISACLLGCRCRYDGASKAHPLAAALAERHELVPVCPEQLGGLATPRPPAERRGEAVVTAAGLDVTEQYRQGAEEALTLCRFFGCEAAVLKERSPSCGHGQIYDGSFTGTLTAGDGVAAELLAAQGLAVYGESQISELLK